TGAAACCAAACATGTCGATCAGTTCGGACGGGTTCGGATTCGATTCCCCTGGAGAAACCCGTCGCATTCCACACAGACCGATCCAGGAGACAGCGGGTTTGTGCGAGTCGCGCAGATCGCGACGGGTGTCGGAAGTGCAGCCCTGTGGTTGCCGGATATCGGGGATGAAGTCGCCATCGCCTTCGAACATGGCGATCCGAATCGTCCTGTGATCATCGGCAGTCTGTATAACGGGAAGGACATGCCCCCTGTTGGCCTTCCCGCCAATAAACATCTCTCCCTGCTGCGTGCGCAATCGTCAAGCGGCCAGAAAGCGGAAATCATCTTTGACGCGACGGCAGGGCACGAACGGCTCGTCCTAGAATCAGGCGCACAAATGCTGACCCTCGGCACGAGCGGTCTGACGATGGCGGGATCTTCGGTCGCATTGTCGTCCGGCACGTCGCTTCAGTTGCAGGCAGGCGCCGACTTGGTCCAACAAGTCGGACGGAATATGGTGGTGGAAGCCGGCAAGGACATGCTGCTCAAAGCCGGACAGAACTTCGCGCTCACCAGTCAACGGAACGCGCAGTTTACGGTCGGAGACAATGCCGTTATCGTGACGGGAAAGTCACTGACGACTCAATCCGGTGCCATGCTCAAATTCGTCGCAGCAGACACGGGAACCATCCAGGTTGGACAAGGCCTGCTGACCATCCAACGTGACGGGAACATCGAGATTGCCGGAAGCAACATCGCCGTCAAATCCAGCGGAAATTTAGTGATGAAGGGTTCGAAAATCACCCAGAACTAGGCCTGCATGCCGATGACCTATCTGTCGAGAGGGAGAGGGTTTTCAAACCCGTATCCCTCTCGAACAGACGGTCTGACCCGATCAGCGCATCCGTCAGCAAGCAGAACCGCACGTCAAGGTGAGATCGTACTTGGCCAGGAAACGTTTCGGATCTCTACCTCATGCACAATAATGAATCCGTCTCGCCTCAGTTCATCACGACTATTCCGCAAGAGTATTAGAACGGTTTGTTATTGATCACATCCCAGCCTGTTCTGGCAGGAGAGGGAGACAACGAGCCGTTGGGCATTTGCTTAAAATACAGCCACTCAATTTTGGCAAATCCCAGCTTGACCGACTCGACTGGAGGACTCGCGCTATTATTATGGCCTGCTGCAGCGTAGGCTTTGACGGTCACATCGCTAAGGATGACTCTCAGATAGACTTGCTGTTGGCTTCCCACCGGTTTTTGAAACTCCAGAATGGCGGTCTGGAAATGCCGGCCATCGGCCGCAGCCAAGGCCAGCAGAGGTGAGGCAAGATCGAACACCTTTGTGAACACGAGAGGGTCGAACGGAGCCTTTGTAACATGACTCCATGAGGCGGAGTCCACCTCGATCCAATTGGCATGTGGCACTTGAGTCGCCTCACCGGGCACTCCTTGTATAAAAAGAAACATGTCCGTTGCTGCATAGCTCCGATCGATCTGGATGATCGACAAGAGCGCACTGGCCATAACTACGAGCATCCATTTCTTCATCGTCCTATCACCTCTTCAAACCATAAGAAGATTACAGGCCCTATTTTTTTCGCAACGAATCAACGGGATTGGCAGCATCACAGAATCGTTATATTGAAGCTTTCGCAGTACATATCGACTTGCACCTGTCCAGGCCTTTCTGCGCCAACATTGATCGGTTCCGGTGCATAGCGAACGATGCCCAGGCCGGCGAGTTGGACCGAGGCCAGGACTACTTTTAAGGTCGGGTCAAGCCATTCCAGCAGACCGGCCAGTTCGCCGCCTGGCCTACCTTTTACGACCGTGTCATCGAACCAAGTGTAGAAGGGGCCTGCATCGGCCTCCGGCAGCGTGAGGCGAACGATTGAACAATCGAGTACGCCGGGAGCCGATTGCTTGAGCCGGTCTTGACCGACCGCGCTCCCTGCAACAGGACGTTTCGCGACGATCGACTCGACCTTACCAATGCGCACACAGGCCTTCTCAAGCCCCTGCACGTTGAAACGGAAATTACTGTTCAGCAGCCTCTTTGATTTTGCCGCTATCCCTGAAAGTTTTTTCCCTTTACTCCCGGCCAAGCGCGTTGTCTGCGG
This genomic stretch from Nitrospirota bacterium harbors:
- a CDS encoding type VI secretion system tube protein Hcp, translated to MKKWMLVVMASALLSIIQIDRSYAATDMFLFIQGVPGEATQVPHANWIEVDSASWSHVTKAPFDPLVFTKVFDLASPLLALAAADGRHFQTAILEFQKPVGSQQQVYLRVILSDVTVKAYAAAGHNNSASPPVESVKLGFAKIEWLYFKQMPNGSLSPSPARTGWDVINNKPF
- a CDS encoding phage baseplate assembly protein V, encoding ETKHVDQFGRVRIRFPWRNPSHSTQTDPGDSGFVRVAQIATGVGSAALWLPDIGDEVAIAFEHGDPNRPVIIGSLYNGKDMPPVGLPANKHLSLLRAQSSSGQKAEIIFDATAGHERLVLESGAQMLTLGTSGLTMAGSSVALSSGTSLQLQAGADLVQQVGRNMVVEAGKDMLLKAGQNFALTSQRNAQFTVGDNAVIVTGKSLTTQSGAMLKFVAADTGTIQVGQGLLTIQRDGNIEIAGSNIAVKSSGNLVMKGSKITQN